In Gossypium arboreum isolate Shixiya-1 chromosome 6, ASM2569848v2, whole genome shotgun sequence, the following are encoded in one genomic region:
- the LOC108459918 gene encoding uncharacterized protein LOC108459918, giving the protein MALRWFLHSACHVLGYQHEPDDMQYFKNMAGEQSGGATQSSKVPSNGEMTVVKAKIHLGSGFQMPLHYPRYTKADYEKMEDWKVDMLLREYGLSLEGNLSLDEKRAYAMGTFLWPHQY; this is encoded by the coding sequence ATGGCTTTGAGATGGTTTCTGCATTCAGCATGTCATGTTCTGGGGTACCAACATGAGCCTGATGACATGCAGTATTTCAAGAACATGGCAGGTGAACAAAGTGGAGGAGCGACTCAGAGCTCAAAGGTGCCTTCCAATGGTGAGATGACGGTGGTGAAAGCGAAAATACATCTGGGTTCAGGGTTTCAAATGCCACTGCATTATCCTCGTTATACGAAAGCGGATTACGAGAAAATGGAGGACTGGAAAGTGGACATGCTTCTCAGAGAATATGGACTAAGTTTGGAGGGCAACCTTAGCCTTGATGAGAAGAGAGCATATGCAATGGGCACATTCTTGTGGCCTCATCAGTATTGA
- the LOC128293765 gene encoding uncharacterized protein LOC128293765: MSTPQIEQRANVEIYFDAAYDQQTSKSTSSLVCKGSGGRILASKSAFHSNVVSPFAAEAHAGLQAVRLRKQMGFTILHIISDSKTVLKKCQSFYRDSSIIRAFISYIQEIKSHFQEIQFQFIPRTENTCVDLIAKEALNKGEDFTWREGFQKPSEEKWSSYV; the protein is encoded by the coding sequence ATGAGTACTCCACAAATCGAACAGAGAGCAAATGTGGAAATTTATTTTGACGCGGCTTATGATCAGCAAACTTCCAAATCTACTTCAAGTTTGGTTTGTAAAGGAAGTGGGGGTAGAATCTTAGCCTCTAAATCGGCTTTTCATTCCAATGTAGTGTCTCCGTTCGCGGCGGAAGCACATGCAGGGTTACAAGCTGTAAGGTTAAGGAAGCAAATGGGTTTTACTATTCTACACATAATAAGTGATTCGAAAACGGTTTTAAAAAAATGCCAAAGTTTTTACCGGGACAGTTCAATTATTAGAGCATTCATCAGCTACATTCAAGAAATAAAGAGTCATTTTCAAGAGATTCAATTTCAGTTTATCCCAAGGACTGAAAATACATGTGTTGATCTAATCGCAAAAGAAGCGCTAAACAAAGGAGAGGATTTTACCTGGAGGGAGGGATTCCAGAAACCATCCGAAGAGAAATGGAGCAGTTACGTCTGA
- the LOC108459829 gene encoding uncharacterized protein LOC108459829 produces MDEREEHAEKKVEAVGKYHFLRNTLQIVVWVAFLSVFLCHSSGMAYSLFPHSFNVYFSTFLFSSFTHTVERKYMFLICNGILAFVAKSSVCSRSESDNNRYLALEISTPPTQTKPSVTDEVGAAEYDQHVPLDVAEAEETEDAHENEAEEQAEHETESSVKEEEEESEGSVIVEDADGEGYKEREKGWWGKQEERGGGVGAKEELPISMSTEELNRKIEEFIRKMKEEIRIEAQQQMIASN; encoded by the coding sequence ATGGATGAAAGGGAGGAGCATGCGGAGAAGAAGGTTGAAGCTGTAGGCAAATACCACTTCCTTAGAAACACATTGCAGATTGTTGTATGGGTTGCTTTTTTATCGGTTTTCCTTTGCCATTCTTCAGGCATGGCCTACTCTTTGTTTCCTCATTCCTTCAATGTTTATTTCTCCACTTTCCTTTTCTCCTCCTTCACCCACACAGTTGAGAGGAAGTACATGTTCCTCATTTGCAACGGAATACTAGCATTCGTCGCCAAAAGCTCCGTGTGTAGCCGCTCAGAGTCTGATAATAATCGCTACCTGGCCTTGGAGATATCCACCCCACCAACACAAACGAAACCTTCAGTCACCGATGAGGTGGGTGCTGCTGAATATGACCAACATGTACCTCTGGACGTAGCTGAAGCAGAAGAAACAGAAGATGCTCATGAAAATGAAGCTGAAGAGCAAGCAGAGCATGAGACCGAGTCTTCGgttaaagaagaagaagaagaaagtgaAGGTTCAGTGATAGTGGAAGATGCGGATGGTGAGGGAtacaaagaaagagaaaaagggTGGTGGGGGAAACAAGAAGAGCGAGGAGGAGGTGTAGGAGCAAAGGAAGAGTTGCCAATAAGCATGAGCACGGAGGAGTTGAACAGAAAAATTGAAGAGTTCATAAGGAAAATGAAAGAAGAAATCAGGATCGAAGCCCAACAACAAATGATTGCatctaattaa